The genomic region CTATTAGTAATCTGCTCCAGATCCATATCGCCAAGCATCAAGCAATCGGTGGTAATAGTATTGCTGTACAGGTGGTAACATTTTCTCTAGGGGCATCATCATTTTTCCTAAAGGATCTAGCGCGGTATATCCTCCTAAAGTAAGATAATGCACTATCCAAGCCAGTAGCGTTTCTAATCCAACATGAGGAATGACTGGTAACACGATCGCAGGCTGAGTTATTGCAGTTTTCAATAGCGTTTTTGATAAACCTGAAAATTGCACAACGTCTTGCAAAAATGGTCTGATCACATCGTCTCCTAACTGCGCCATCGACTGAAACACCCCTGCAAGCAACTGGTTAATTTGATCGACTTTAAGTTGTTGCTCAATACCAGCACTCATCGCTCTTTGAAACATCCAAGTTGCAGCAATATTAGGTTGATAAGGTTGCAGCAGTGCTAAAGCATTCTGACTGAGAGCATCACTTTGTAAAGCTTCCTGAATTCCTATTGTTAAACGCTTCAGGTGTCTTACTATTGCTCCGAAGCCTCCAAAGCTTACAGGTGATTGGCTACCACTACTATCTCCCACAAGCAATATCCGATTCCAAGGTGTTCTTAATGGGCTTTGTTTGTAGGAAGGAAAAAAACCAAATAATGCCCTTTGAAATTTCAGTTGAGAAAGTTCTACATTTTGATACTTTGGTAACAAACGTAAGTATTCTTCAAATAAAAACTCTAAACTAGGACGTTCTGGGTGAGCATCCATGTAGGTAAATAAATAAGTAGTTCTGCCATCTCTTGCTGGAAATGCTTCCCAAAAGTATTGGCAGTGATGCTGCATGGGTGTAAAAGAGACAAATAAATCGCCTGTCTCGTTTTCTGGAAATCCTTGAGCGCAGCTACCTACTACTAAGCAAACTCCTTCTGGTTTTTGTCCTTGTCGCGCCTGTTGCGCTATAGGAGAAAAATGCCCCATTGCGTCTATTAATAAGCGCGTATTTAAAACTTTTTCACCTGCTTCTACCCTTACACCATTGGTGTGAACTATCGCTGCATCAAAAGGTGTTTGTTGCAATAATTGACCACCAGCAGCCAAAAATTTTAACTTGATAGTTTCTAAGAGAAAAACTGGGTCAACACCAATGTTAAGAATATCTCGCACCCAAATATCAGGAGTATTAGGAAAGGCAATCCGAGCAGGGTTATATTGGGTAGCGATCGCATTCTCTAATTCTGATAAAGAAAGTAAGCCTAATTCCACAAAAGTTTCTAGTTCTTTGCGGGAGATATTCCACTCTTGATCTCTACCGCGTAAAATTCCACGCTCAACTACAGCCACACGGTAGCCCTGTATTTGTAAAGCAGCCGCCACTAAAATTCCTAGTGTGCCACCGCAAATAACAATATCTAACTCTACAGTTTCCAAAGGTACCTGGCTTTCTTTAACTACCGTAGGTATTGGTAAAGAATTTTCCTTAATTGCTTGCCAAAGGCTATCGGCACGGCGTAGCCCTCCTAACACATCTCCTGGTAGTTGCGATAGAATTTCTGCGGTTTGATTCATAAGAATTTATTTTACAAAAAAATTAACTTACTGGATCGTCCCATTGGTAGATGCTGTTAGCACATTATTTTTTAACACTGTGATTAGGAAGAAGTAGATTTTCTGAAAATTCTATACTTTTACTGTGGCTAACCAAGTAACCACTTGATCAAGTCAAAGCTAAACACGAGGCAACTTTTTTGAGATTTAACTAATTTATTAGGAACAACTATAAGTCTTCAACCGTCATAAAGTGAGAGTTAATTACATTTAACTATTTAATAGCAAATTTAGGATAATTAAATATTTTGACAATTTCAACATCTATAACGGTTGACGCTTCAATAGCAATCCTGAAGTAAATCCTATATGGACTTTTCTTTTTAATAAATTCCCCCTTGAACACATAACTATTCAATAATTTTAATTTTAAATTATTGAATTCTTGTCATTAAGCTAAAACAATAATTGTTAAGTTAAACGGTAATAGCCATTTATTACTCATAATTTTTTATTTTTTTGAACAATGAATAACATTAAACATTTCTTACACAAGCCTTCTGTGTTTCTAACAGCCTTAATACTGTCTTTACAATCAGGTTTTGCGATCGCAGCACCAGAAAATACTCAACCTGTTGTCAAGAAGCATAAAAACGGCAAAGTTACTTTAATTGGTAGTAACCGACCTGAAGGTTTACCCCTACCTGGCAATATTCGCAATCAAGTAGGTAATCCTGAAGCGCAAGCTCGTAACTTTCTTAAATTTTATGGCTCATCTTTTGGTATAGACAACCCTGAGACACAACTGAAAGTCAAAAAGTCATTCAAACTTGACGGGCAGGATACAGTTAAACATCAACAAGTTTACAACGGTATTCCAGTACTATCAGGTGAATTAAACGTTAATCTTGACCAACAGGGTAACTTACTTTCTATTAGTGGTAAAACAACCCCAGGCATTAAAGCCAATACGACAGCTAAAGTTCCTGCTGGACAGGCAAAACAAACTGCTTTAAGAGTCGTAGAAAAAAAATATAAACTCAATTCATCGGATCTAAATAGTACCGACCCCGAACTTAACATTTATTCACCAGAACTCCTTGGCCCTCAGACTGGTTCACCTCAATTAGTATGGTTAGTTAAAGTAACTCCAAAAGCCCCTAGTGAAATCGAGGAATTAGTATTAATTAATGCTGAGAAACCCGATAAAGTTGTTCTCAACTTCAACAATCGTCCTAATGCTAGAACAAGGCAAACTTCTACGGCAAGAAATACCACAACCTTACCCGGTACATTAGTATGCGCCGAAAGCAATCCCACATGTAGCAATGGAGATACTGATGCCAAGAATGCTCATATTTTTGCAGGGGATACCTACGACTTCTACAAGAATAACTTTGGGCGAGATAGCATTAATGGCGCTGGAATGGCAATTGTATCCTCGGTACATTACGCCACTAATTATAAAAATGCCTTTTGGGATGGTAGGCAAATGGTGTATGGCGATGGTTTATCTGTTGCCGATGATGTTGTCGGTCATGAACTTACTCACGGAATAACGCAATATACTTCTAATTTGAACTACTTCTATCAGTCTGGTGCTATTAACGAATCATTATCCGATGTGTTTGGTGAATTTATCGACTTGACCAATAATAAAGGTAATGATGCGGCGACAGTAAGGTGGCAACTAGGGGAAGACATTCCTACGAGTGTTTTTGGTGGCCCAATTCGGGATATGAAAAATCCACCATTGCATCAGCAACCAGACAAAATGACGAGTTCTTATCATTACCTGGGTAGTGATGATAATGGAGGAGTGCATACTAACAGTGGTATTAATAATAAAGCTGCCTACTTGATGACTGATGGTGGCACTTTTAATGGCAAAACTATCACCGGAATTGGTATTACAAAAGCTGCCAAAATTTACTACAAAGCTGCAACTTCTTTACTTACCTCTGGTTCAGATTACTACGATCTTTACAACTATTTGAACCAAAGCTGCCGTAGCCAAATTGGTATCGCAGGAATTACAGCTACTGACTGTACACAGGTACTTAATGCCACTCTGGCTGTGGAGATGGATAAGGAGCCATACACTGGTTATCAACCTGAAGCATCTGTC from Oculatellaceae cyanobacterium harbors:
- a CDS encoding M4 family metallopeptidase → MNNIKHFLHKPSVFLTALILSLQSGFAIAAPENTQPVVKKHKNGKVTLIGSNRPEGLPLPGNIRNQVGNPEAQARNFLKFYGSSFGIDNPETQLKVKKSFKLDGQDTVKHQQVYNGIPVLSGELNVNLDQQGNLLSISGKTTPGIKANTTAKVPAGQAKQTALRVVEKKYKLNSSDLNSTDPELNIYSPELLGPQTGSPQLVWLVKVTPKAPSEIEELVLINAEKPDKVVLNFNNRPNARTRQTSTARNTTTLPGTLVCAESNPTCSNGDTDAKNAHIFAGDTYDFYKNNFGRDSINGAGMAIVSSVHYATNYKNAFWDGRQMVYGDGLSVADDVVGHELTHGITQYTSNLNYFYQSGAINESLSDVFGEFIDLTNNKGNDAATVRWQLGEDIPTSVFGGPIRDMKNPPLHQQPDKMTSSYHYLGSDDNGGVHTNSGINNKAAYLMTDGGTFNGKTITGIGITKAAKIYYKAATSLLTSGSDYYDLYNYLNQSCRSQIGIAGITATDCTQVLNATLAVEMDKEPYTGYQPEASVCPVGKNSKDVFFDNMEASTNWQFQNLVGVNSWLYYTDPNPYDKKALAVDDSSNGPTDSVAAMKTGVTIPSGALLHFKHAFQMEDGYDGGVVEYSIGTTNTWQDAKPLFQAGQNYNYTISSTDGSRIAGRTAFSGTYNGSNYVSTRYNLASLAGKVVRFRFRQANDASVGGYGWLLDNVRIYTCQ
- a CDS encoding FAD-binding oxidoreductase, producing the protein MNQTAEILSQLPGDVLGGLRRADSLWQAIKENSLPIPTVVKESQVPLETVELDIVICGGTLGILVAAALQIQGYRVAVVERGILRGRDQEWNISRKELETFVELGLLSLSELENAIATQYNPARIAFPNTPDIWVRDILNIGVDPVFLLETIKLKFLAAGGQLLQQTPFDAAIVHTNGVRVEAGEKVLNTRLLIDAMGHFSPIAQQARQGQKPEGVCLVVGSCAQGFPENETGDLFVSFTPMQHHCQYFWEAFPARDGRTTYLFTYMDAHPERPSLEFLFEEYLRLLPKYQNVELSQLKFQRALFGFFPSYKQSPLRTPWNRILLVGDSSGSQSPVSFGGFGAIVRHLKRLTIGIQEALQSDALSQNALALLQPYQPNIAATWMFQRAMSAGIEQQLKVDQINQLLAGVFQSMAQLGDDVIRPFLQDVVQFSGLSKTLLKTAITQPAIVLPVIPHVGLETLLAWIVHYLTLGGYTALDPLGKMMMPLEKMLPPVQQYYYHRLLDAWRYGSGADY